Part of the Streptomyces europaeiscabiei genome is shown below.
CCTGGAGCGCCCAGCCGTTCGCCGAGCGGGGAGGGCGGTGGCGTACCGGCCGCGCACCGGTGGCGGCACTGGCCGCGTCCCGCGCCGCCGGGCAGGTCATCGCCTCGGTCGGCGAACGCGGCGGCACGGCCCGGTTCGTCCAGCGGGCCGATGATCCGGCCCCGGTCCGTACGGCGCCCGAGACCGATGCGATCGAGGGGGAGGACGACGAGACGTTCACCGTCGAGCAGGACGACACCGCGCGCCTGCCCGAACTGCTGGATCTGATGGCGCGACGGGGCCCGCTGCCCCTCGCCGCGCGGGCCGTCGAGGTCTTCTCCCGGCGCACGGGGGTGCGCGGCACGATCGCGACCCTGGTCCTGGCCGGCCTGCCCCGACGGCAGCGGTACGACGACGACTGGAAGATGCTGCGCTCGAAGCCGTACAAGGCGACCAAGCCCGTCGCCGACGAGTACCACGACTTCTGGCACCGGCTCGGTCCGGCGGGACGGCGTGCGGTGCTCGCGGCGGGCGTGCCGGAGGACCCGGCCGAGCTGTGGACGGACGGCGGGACGGTTGCGGCCGCGGAGCGCATGGCGGAGGTGTGGGTCGCCCTGCTCGGCGCCACGGCGTACGTGGACGACGGCCTGGCCGACGCGCTGGAGGCCGACCTGGGGCTCGCCGGCCCTTGGGCCCGTGCCCTCACCACCGACGAGGCACCCCCCGCCGGAACCGATCCCGGCCCGCACGGATTCGTCCTGGTCGGCAGCGTCAGCGGCGGGCTCACTCTCCACCAGGCGTGCCCCGACGGAACGGCGGGCGACTGGGTGTCCCCCTCCGCCCTCCCGGACCAGCAGTTGCTGTCCGTCGTGGCCTGGGCCCTCACCGAGCGCCCGGTCGGCGACCCCGCCGCCGTCGGCGCCGTGGCGCTGTACGGCCGGCTGCGGACGCTGCTGGACGCTCCCGGCACCCTCGTCCCCCTGGGTCGGCACCGGGCGCTCGCCGCGGCAGCGGCCGACACCCCGGGCTTCGCGCCCTACGAGGGGGCGGTGCTGCCCTGCCCACATCCCCTGCGGGAGAACGTGACCGAGACGTCCACGGCGTACGACGACGGCCTCTTCGTGGTCGCCGTCCCCCACGGCGACGTCTTCCTGCGGTCGTCCGCCCTCGCCGATCCGGACCGGCTGGAGCGGGCGGAACACCTGTGCGACGAACTGGCCCTGTCCTGGCTCCTGGGCGAGGTCCGAGCGCTACAGGAGCTGCGCGTCGGAGGGCTCCTCCGGATGACGGAGCGGGTGTCCACGACCCCGGTCCCGCCGGGCGGCCACGAGCTGAACCCGGCCCTGAGCACCCCCGACCTCGTCGCCGAGGCCGCCGAGTCCCTGGGCGTCGGCACCGACGCCGCCACGCTGTACCTTCAGCTCCTCGCCCTCGCCCGCCCCACCGACCAGAACGTCCGCCGCTGGAACGGCTGGACGCCCGCCCGGCACAGAACCGCACAGACAGAGCTGTCGGCCGTGGGCGCAGTGGAGACGGACAAGCGCCCCCGAGCAGGGCGCACGGTGTTCGTCCCGGGCCCGTGGACCGACCTCAAGGCGCCCCATCTCCCACTGGAAGCCGCCAAACTGGCCGCCCACCGCGCACCGTCCACCACGGCGACCCGCCTGCACGGCCCGTTCACCCGCCTGCTGCCGCCGGTACCGCCGCACGAGCTGTTCGCCGGCGCTTGGGCCGAGTCGCGCATCCGAGTACGGGGGAGGTGACCGGAGGGCGGACGCCCGAAGGAAGACGACAGTCCGGGAGCCGCCCGAGGAGAACGCCGGGGCAGGGACGACAGTTCCGGGAGGGCGACCGCCCCGCGAAGGACGACAGTTCCGGGAAGGCGACCGCCCCGCGAAGGACGACAGTCCGGAAGCGGCGACCGTCCCCGCGTCAGCCCGACGCCTCCGGCGCACGCAGGGCCCGTACGCGGGAGAGCGCCAGCCTCCGCCGCTCCCGGTCGACCTCCGTGACCACGACCGTGATCTCGTCACCCACCTCGACGACCCCGTCCGGCGTCTCGACGGGCTCCACCGTGAGCTCGCTCAGATGGACGAGCCCCTCGATCCCGTCGGCCACCTCGACGAAGACGCCGAACGGAATCAGCTTCGTGACCCGGCCCCGCAGGCTCCGCCCCTCCTCGACCCGGTCGGCGAACTCCTGGAAGGGATCCGGCCGCATCGCCCGCAACGACAGCCGGGCCTCCCCGTTCCAGGTGTCGAACTGCAGAAACTCGCAGGACACCCGCTGCCCGACCCGAACGACATCCGAAACGGCCTTGATACGCCGCCAGGAAAGCTCGGGAACGGTGATGAACCCGACGCCGGGAAAGACCGGATGCCCGGGCCCGTCGTCCAACGCCACGAACACCCCGAAGCTCTCGATCGACGCGACCGTCCCGGAAAGGACCTCACCGAGCCGGAGCCCGCCCAGAAACGCCCAGAGTTCCGGAGTCTCCTCAGCCCCCAGCTGCACTTACCCGCCCCCTCAAGTCCGCCGAGCACTTCTGCCCGCCTCCGACCACGGCGCGCATACAGAACGCCTGGAACACCTCGAAGACGTCGTCGACCTGCGGCCCGGCAATCGGCGTCATACGCACGCCACCGGACTCCACGAACCTGCCGCGTATGACCTCCAGCAACTGCGCGTCCCGAGACCCGACCAACGCCCGGGCAGCAGCCACATCCAGCAGATACGCACCCAGCGAAGGACTCATTCCCCTAACGGAGCAGCCCCACTGACACTGTCTCAGGTGGGGAACTCGCCCAACCAGCCACGTTCGAGGAGGTACTTGGGCAAGTACTCCGACTCGACCCCCACTGGAATACCGCCGTCATGGGCGAGGCAGGCCAACGCAAGGGGGCCGAGAGCCAGAAACCCTTCGGTGCGATCGGCACGGTCCTCATCGGCCGTCCAGTACGTCTTGTGCAGTTCGACGGCCTCCACCAGGGCCTCGTTGAAGCCCTCCTCGTCCTGCCGCACGAAACGGTGGAAGAGGTTGATCGGCGGATAGAGCACGTGCTGCACCATGTCCCTGGGAGCCACCGAGATCGCGTCGGGGTGTGAGGCTTCGAGCGTGGCGATCAGCTTCTCCACCAGGCCCGGACGCCGCAGCCAGTACGTCTGCAGAGTGTCGACCCAGCGATAGACGTACTCGTCATACTCTCCATCGGGCGAGCGCAGGCGGTCGAGCGGAATCTCACAGAGCTCCGTCATCCGCTTCTGCTCGCGGCAGACGACGGCCAGCCAGAACGCCGTCAGCCAGTTGCCCGCATCGGCGTACGCCTGCGGACCGGCAGCCGGGATGTGCCGTACCTCGCGGTCGATCCGGCATTCGACCACGCCATCCGTCGCCGCGGTCACGGCGAACATCGCCGACCCGAGCTGCATCGCGGAGACAGTCGCCTCCCACGTCTCCAGTTCCGCGGCCTGCGGATCGATCACGCAGCGAGCCTGAAGATGAAGAAGCGCCGTACCGAACGTGAAGTCGATCATCCCGACCGAACGCTCAAGCCTCCCGACACCCCGGGCCACATCTTCTGCCAGCCCTTGAGCGAAGGCCTCGCCCTCCGCCCCGGGCGCACCATGCCTGGCGATGGTCACGGTCACGGATTGCTCCTCATGGCGATGTCGAACTCCCTCACACGGTAGCCAGCGTACTGACCGGCATTCTTCTCTCCCTTGACCACGACGTAGTCCAGCTTGCCGTCGTCCAGGGCCTCTGCCAGATCGGCTGCCAGCTTCCGCGGCAGACCACCGGCGTTGTCGAGGTCCTCGGCACGGTAGCCGTACATGTTGTCTTTGTTCGAGCCGTCGTTGACGACGAGCGGCTCGCCGCCGACCAGCGCGACTATCTTGTTGTGACAGGCCAGTTCGGCGGCCTGGAAGGCGGACCAGCGGCGTTCACCGCGTTGCGGCGGGCCGTGTTCTCGTCGATGAGGTCGCCGTCCGCGACCCACTCGTCGTCGTCCGCGACGCGCCGTTCGAACGCCGCGGCCTCCGCGCGGAGCGAGTTGAGCCGGTCGGCCACAGGCCGGACCTCGGCCGCGCAGTCGAGCAGCGCCTTGGAGACCGTGCCCAGTTCGGTCCACAGGTCGTGGCCGGCCGCCGCGACCGGCGCCGTCGTCGCGAAGAGCTGGTCGGCCGCGGGGGCCTTGTAGAACGGTGCCAGCAAGTTGAAGTTGGCGTCGATCAGCAGGCCCGCGGCACCGACCGCCATCCCGTCGAACGCGATCTCCCCGGCGTCCGTCTCCAGCTGCTCCAGATTCCCCGTCACCTTCTCGGCCGTGAACGGCCGAGCTTGTGCGTCGGTCGTTCACGCTTTGTCGCGCTCCCGACTGTCCCCTACGACAGGACGGTCACGGGTCGCATCCACCCTCTCCCCAAGTGAGCTCAGGAGGAGGGTGCGGGTGCGGTGACAAGCACCCACGCCGAGCGGGCGCGGTTGCGCACGTTGACCCCGGCGACGTGGTCGGCGGGCCCAGCGAGGCCACACCGACGACAGCAAAAATGTTCCCGGGTCGACCGGTTGGCCTTCTCGGTGTGGCCGCAGCGCGGGCAGCGCTGCGATGTATGGCGCGGATCCACCTCCATAAACGGGACCCCGGCTTGACGGGCCTTGTACCTCAGGTGCTCGCCCAGCTGATGGAAGGGCCAGGAGGAGAGGGTGGCTCGCTGGTCGCGGCGAAGCCGTACCCGCTCGCGGATCCCGCCGAGTTCCTCGACAGCGATCCCGCGACCGGTGCGTTGCGCGACAGACACGATCTCCTTGGAAATCTTGTGGTTTACGTGAGTGGCATGACGCTGCTCCTTCTGCGTCCGTCGTGCAAGGCGACGGGTGGCCGAGCGGGTCTGCTTCTTTTGCAGTTCGGTGCGTTTGCGGGCCTGCCAGCGCCGGTAGCGCGACAGGCGCCGGCCCTGGTAGTTGGTGCCGTCGGAGGTGGTGGCGAGGTTGATGATGCCGCGGTCTACGCCGACGAAGTCCACCGGCTCGTACACCTCGGGATCGGGCACCTCGCAGGTGGCTATCAGATACCACCTGCCGCCCCGGCAGATGAGATCGCTCTCGCCGCGCCGGTACTGCACCAGTGTCTTGAGCTGGTCGACATGGCCGGTGTAGCGCAGGTTCTTCAGCCGCCCCTGAACCGTCCAGATCGACACCGTGCGCGCGTCGTGCTGCCACGACAGACACCGGTCGTCGAACGGCTGGGCCGCCTCGGGCCGGAAGGCGACCGGGGTGCCGGTGGCCTTGAGCCAGCGTTTCGAGCCGGGCTTGCCGAGGTTTCCGGCCGTCAGGTTCGCCTGCAGGGTGGCGTAGGCGTCGACGGTCTTCTTGATCGCGCGGACGGCGGGCTGGGCGGACAGACCAAAGGTCGCCTTGATGTCCGTATACACCAGCTTCTGCAGTTCGTTGCGCCCGTACAGGCCCTGCTCGAAGGCGGTACGGGACACATGGTCGGCCGCGCGGTTGCAGACGCGCAGGGTCGCCTCAAGTACCGACGCCTGCTCGGGCGTCGGTAGCAGCTTCACCTGCACCACCAGCTTCATGACATCGGACCGCGTAGTACGACCACCACACGCACAGGCGACACTTCTGCGAGCATCACCGATTTCGGCGACATGAGGAACGACTGTTCGCATAGCCCGACTCCATCGGCAGCGGTACGGGCGCTCCGCGCCCACAGGGAATCGAAGCGGCGACGCTCCGCGTCGCGGTCACGGGAGGCGATTCCTGCCCGGCGTGAACGCCGGGGCCTCCTCGCCAG
Proteins encoded:
- a CDS encoding RNA-guided endonuclease InsQ/TnpB family protein, which gives rise to MKLVVQVKLLPTPEQASVLEATLRVCNRAADHVSRTAFEQGLYGRNELQKLVYTDIKATFGLSAQPAVRAIKKTVDAYATLQANLTAGNLGKPGSKRWLKATGTPVAFRPEAAQPFDDRCLSWQHDARTVSIWTVQGRLKNLRYTGHVDQLKTLVQYRRGESDLICRGGRWYLIATCEVPDPEVYEPVDFVGVDRGIINLATTSDGTNYQGRRLSRYRRWQARKRTELQKKQTRSATRRLARRTQKEQRHATHVNHKISKEIVSVAQRTGRGIAVEELGGIRERVRLRRDQRATLSSWPFHQLGEHLRYKARQAGVPFMEVDPRHTSQRCPRCGHTEKANRSTREHFCCRRCGLAGPADHVAGVNVRNRARSAWVLVTAPAPSS
- a CDS encoding immunity 49 family protein encodes the protein MTVTIARHGAPGAEGEAFAQGLAEDVARGVGRLERSVGMIDFTFGTALLHLQARCVIDPQAAELETWEATVSAMQLGSAMFAVTAATDGVVECRIDREVRHIPAAGPQAYADAGNWLTAFWLAVVCREQKRMTELCEIPLDRLRSPDGEYDEYVYRWVDTLQTYWLRRPGLVEKLIATLEASHPDAISVAPRDMVQHVLYPPINLFHRFVRQDEEGFNEALVEAVELHKTYWTADEDRADRTEGFLALGPLALACLAHDGGIPVGVESEYLPKYLLERGWLGEFPT
- a CDS encoding S1 RNA-binding domain-containing protein: MQLGAEETPELWAFLGGLRLGEVLSGTVASIESFGVFVALDDGPGHPVFPGVGFITVPELSWRRIKAVSDVVRVGQRVSCEFLQFDTWNGEARLSLRAMRPDPFQEFADRVEEGRSLRGRVTKLIPFGVFVEVADGIEGLVHLSELTVEPVETPDGVVEVGDEITVVVTEVDRERRRLALSRVRALRAPEASG